In Campylobacter concisus, a single window of DNA contains:
- a CDS encoding DUF4272 domain-containing protein translates to MPKTAQQRKDESIKILKKEGVAVLESLPLRYDNSEVTPRSIDEIIARAVCSFTAIMCACTIRDNGHLSEDEIAWAKDFLGDFYDDLSVKEKEVVEGRADINLAVNMGWKYESLWILLWALGIAKDIGKMDKICDCDFVMDVFREGGLKKRSKLRSLDEILSKLDLVYRYHWACVDARINGKKVAGLDEEVVMERRAGLEWLCCKGWENDDLRAEFNAWDYPDLNT, encoded by the coding sequence ATGCCAAAAACAGCACAACAAAGAAAAGATGAGAGCATAAAAATTTTAAAAAAAGAGGGCGTGGCTGTGCTTGAGAGTCTGCCACTAAGGTATGACAATAGTGAAGTTACGCCAAGAAGCATTGACGAGATCATTGCTCGTGCGGTTTGCTCATTTACGGCCATTATGTGTGCTTGCACTATCCGCGACAATGGCCACCTAAGTGAAGATGAGATAGCTTGGGCTAAAGACTTTTTGGGCGATTTTTATGATGACCTAAGTGTAAAAGAAAAAGAGGTCGTAGAGGGCAGAGCCGATATAAATTTGGCCGTAAATATGGGCTGGAAGTATGAGTCGCTTTGGATCTTACTTTGGGCGCTTGGCATAGCTAAAGATATCGGTAAGATGGATAAAATTTGCGACTGTGATTTTGTGATGGATGTCTTTAGAGAGGGTGGGCTCAAAAAGCGCTCAAAACTGCGCAGTTTGGATGAAATTTTAAGCAAACTTGACCTAGTTTATCGCTATCACTGGGCGTGTGTGGACGCAAGGATAAATGGTAAAAAGGTTGCTGGACTTGACGAAGAGGTCGTTATGGAAAGACGTGCGGGGCTTGAGTGGTTATGCTGCAAAGGTTGGGAAAATGACGACTTAAGAGCTGAATTTAACGCTTGGGACTACCCTGATCTAAATACGTAA